The Candidatus Cloacimonadaceae bacterium genome includes the window GTGGCTCTCATCAAGCGGAATGGGTGGCTCAGTTACTCCGGAATATCCATATGCCAAGAACTGAGAAGATCAACAAAGACTCCATAGATAAGCTTATGGGCATCATCAATACCCAGTTGGGAGATGACTTCGCAGCACTGGTCAATGAGCCCACCAAAGCGATAATAGACCGCTGTGTGCGGCTCGGACTCAAGGACACCCAAGTGCAAGCCCCTACTAAGACCAGTATCGGGCTCTGGAGCATCGAGGATCAGCATCTATCATCCACAATCCAGAAGCAGCAGTTGTTCTGGATTGGCAATCATTTTGAAGCTGATATAAGACAGAACTTTGCCGATACACTCACCAATGCCATCGAACAGGGCTATACGAAAGAGATGCTGGCAGATACCCTCAAACAGCAGTTTGGTGACATCGCAGATAAGTCATCCCACTACTGGCAAGGACTGGCAGAACATACTGCTCTCAGAATCAGAGAGTTCGGCAGGCTTCAAGGTTACAAGAAAGCCAAAGCCAGATACTACAAGCTCGTGGTGATCCTGGATGACCGTACCAGTGATATCTGCCGTGCTTTGGCAGCTCAAGACAGGGTCTATCCGCTTAACGATGCCCTGGAAGTGATGGATAACCTCATGGCATTAGATATCAAGTCGAATAGTCTGGATGATGCCCGGGAATACATCAAAGCACTAGCACCCTGGATCAAAGATGATCAGATCGAATACGACTCACAGATGAACCCGGTTGGTGTCACCGGAGCGCACACACCTTTCCCACCGTTTCATTGGAAGTGTAGGACTGGGACGGTTATGACTTGATTACGCACATGCCTTCCTGTCGTAGCACTTGAATGATCGGTGCTTTAATATTATTAATGACATCTATGGACTGGGAGCAAATACTTACGATATCATCATAGTCAATTTTGGAATCTTCATAAAGGCTGAATAAGCCATAGTTTATTTGATTGTAAAACACATCATAGGGGGTTTCGGATACTGGAAATCTTGTTGTTTCTGGGGATTCGATATAGTTGTTAAGGTTCTCTGGTCCACTTACTTTCTTTTCGATCAATATGCTATTGTAAAAAGGCAGCTTAATCACTTTTTTAGAATAGGAATCTAATAATGAAGAAACCTCATTGACATAAGACACAATGGTGCGGTTCACATACATAGCGATCATTAGCTCCACATAAGAAGAAACCAGTTTGTCTTTATACGTATGCCAATACGATTTTACTCTTTTTTCAACATGCTTATCGGAAATTTTGGCATGTACATCCGCTGAGTGAATCTCTTCATTTGTTAAGGATACTATCGTTTCATACGTGACTTGATCTATAACAGCTGGAATTGCTGAAAAAACTTCATTAAGTACTAATTGATAGCACTGCTGTTTCGCCCTCTGAACATTTGCATTGTGTTCTATAGTTGTTATTGAGTATTTCTTGTGATCCGATGAAACTGCATTGTTGTAGCAATTACTGCATACTCCAAAATCATATAGATAATAACCGTCTTTATTGGGATCACTTTCAATTTGTCCAAACTGCTCAGAGTAATTGAGTTGATTGCTGACCTCATCATCTCCTATAAGAGTAGATAAATTACCACCTTCATACTCGACTTTCAACTTTTTGTCACAGTTAATGCACACGAACAGCTTACCTTTTACTTGTAGCCAAGACATAACTTCTCCTTTAATATTGGATAACAGAGGACTACGAATTTATCAGTAGGAGCACCAAAACGACGATGGCAGTACCACCTATTATCCAACCAAATACTGGACGTATTCCAAACGGATTCCACCAAGCTTGCCTTGATAATCTTCTTGCTTCATCAAAATCGCCTCTTGCTTTAGCCTTACTTGCTTCTATACATCTTAATAGCACAAAAACACCGACTATCGAGGGCATGATAGTTGCTGTTACTATACCTAAAACAATCAGTCCTATTGATAGCCAATAGGGTGGCTTAACATCCATAACTATACTCCAAAACTACTCCATAGCTAAAAGGCCTTTATTGATTTTCGTTTTATAATCTACAGGAGATATATCAGATACTGATGTAACCAATCTAATGAATGCATTTTTATCTGGTGTGGTAAAAGAGAACTGACCTTGTTGAGGAAATAGCATCCTTATTAATTTCATGCAGTTGGTTATGTTGTCTGACACTATGTCATCACCTCGTGCCGACATCATTGAGAAAAGAGTTCCTAATCTCCATGTCATATGTTTGGCACAAATTATATTGAAATATATGCCTATTAGTGGTATTTGTCCTAGTGCTTTGTCTAATAATAAATCTGATAACACCTCTGGTATTATGTTCTTAATCACTGGACCTGCTGAATCCATTGAAACTGGTACATGACCATAGATTGAACGAATTTCCGTCCAAAGTGGGGCATAAATACCAGGGACAACACCTACATCAGCTGCTAAGGTAAACGGAAAGCCAAAAATACCCGAAATACCCTGTACCCATTGGTTGCTTGATGCCTTACCTTCAATGATTGCGTAACAAGCTTGTGCATGTGCCTTAAAATCATCCATTTTCACCTCTCTGTTGTTTTGATTAACACTGATCTTTTGATCCTGGTTGTTATTTGTATTATGAGACATACTATGCGAGCCCACTACTATCTCAGTAATAGCCTCTGAAACTTGTGGTGTTTCTTTTCTAATCGGTAAAGCTCCTAAAACTGTAGCAAATTCAGATCTTTCCCAGATAACTACTTCGCAATCACATTCTTTTTGTATAGCATCTACTAGACCAACAACTTTTGCGGAACCTCCAACAAGCAATACCTTAGGCCTGCTAATCTGCGTCCTCTCCTTTAATTTACCAATAAAAGGGGATATGGACAGAATAGTCTGTCTTATATATCTCTTATTGACGATGTCTGCCATAACATCCATAGGGATTGATATAGTTTGCTCTTGAAGCTTGACAGCACTATCAGATTGAAAACGGCACGCTTTTTCCTTTAAATTTCTTAGCTTTTCTAGCAGCAGGTTTCTGTTTTGTCTACAGTACAATTGTTCGCTATTGTCCGCTGCCGTCAAAATATGGTTGAAAAGCTCTTGATCCAAATCGTATCCTCCAATTCGATTATCTCCATCTGGTGGTATGTCACTAAACAACTCAAATCTGCCTGGGCTTATTTGTCTCAGGCAAGCCCAGTCAAGTGTCCCACCACCGCAATCTAGCACTACTATGTATTCATCGGAAACCTTCTGTTCATAAAACCATGCCTCAGCTGCAGCTATTGGTTCTCGCACAAATGATAAGGTATCAGACTGGAACCCAGCGGCTACGACCGCTGTTTTTAATAAGTCCTCATCTGCAGGTCCATATTGTACGGGAATAGTTAAAAACAATTGATAGGTTGATTCATTTGAAAAGCTCTGATTCTGCTTTATCAATGCCTTAAGAGACATAAACATAAGTGTAAGCAAATCAATTGGAGACGTTTTCTGCCCATTTCCAGTGATCAAAACTCCACTTCTTAAGGAACGTTTTAAGGGACAATCCAGTAAACCTAGTGAAGATTCATTGGCCAGAAACCTTGCATCATCGCCAAAATACCTTCCACCATCTTCTGCCAAATAGAAAATGGATGGTAAATAAGGCCTATCGTCTTCACCAATTCTAAACAACTCAGATTTACCATTGCTGTCAATAAACGCCATTTTGGTCCTTGATGTTCCAAAATCAATAGACACAGCGTTAAGCATACATCATAACCAATTACAGATCAAATTACTCAGTGGTATAGTGAATAACACAAGTAAGAACATTGTAGTTGAACTAACTAGCATTCATCATCCTTGAAATGTGATCAGACAAGTTTGATACTGTGCGAATCTTAACAGTATCAGCTATTGTTAGTTCAATATTGAATTGCTCTTCAAGAGCAATCACTAATAATACATGTTGTAGCGAATCTTCAATTAAGGATGCTACGACATGTCCATTCGAAATTTTGTCGACTGGTCTTTCTGTGACCATTGACAAGACGTATTTTACTCGATCAAGGGTGGAATACTCTCTTTGCTGCTCCAACACTTCAAGTTGTTCAGTAGGCTCTTGTTGGTAGGTCGTATTATTGTCACTCAACCACTTAACAAGCTTGATTCCACCATATACTAACGCAATCGTAATCGGATCGAAGATTCACCTCCCAAAATTATCGTAATCATGTTCCACTTGCTTGCTTGGCTTTTCTAAGCCAATTTCTGGCCTCAAGGATGTTTTTAGTTACACCAATGCCATTCTCATAACAATCTGCAACTAATTGCATTGCTTCAGCATCTTCCAAATCTGCTGCCTGTTTATAATATTTGAATGCCCTACTAGCATTCTGTTCAACAAAATATCCATCCTTATAACACTCACCAATAAATTTCATGCTGTATGTTTCACCGTTTTCAGCAGCCACTCTGTATAAACAAAAAGCCTTAGTAGCATCTTCATCGGTTCCAAATCCCTCAAGATAGCAATCTGCTAAAGCTCGAATTGAATAGAGAAATCCTAATTTAGTAGATTTGTTAAAGCAGTTAAAAGCCGCTTGTTTGTAAGTATCATCAATGTTAAGCTCTTTGTAACACAACCCTAAAGCAAAGAGAGCCTCATCGTTATCAACTGATTCTTTATCCAACTCAATTGCTCTGTTAAATAGAGATATGGCTTTATCATATTCTCCGAAAGATATTGAAGCGATTTTCCCTTGTAGAACAATTGCATCAACAAAATCTGGATCAGCTGCAAGATTTTGCTCAAGAAGGCAGGCAGCATCATTTACTTCTCCCAGGTTCCAATACAGAAGACACTTTAGATATTTGGCAGAGATTTGATTTGCATCCAACTCTATTACTTTATCTAACAAGCTTAATGTCTGATTCTGATTTTCTTGTGCCAATGATATTATCGTAAGACCTAAATACAATAGAGGACATTCAGGAATTCGTTTCAACAATGCATCAAATACCGTTTTTGCTTTCTGGGCATCGCAAAAATCTTGATTAGTAGTTGCATAAATCCAGCCATAAATCAAATATGCTAAATCCCGATCAAAACCTTCACTTATCGAATTGTCACGATATTTTTTCAGTAATTCTGGCGTATTAACAATAGTCGATTCAATCTCGGTCATTCTATTATTAACATCACCGTTAGACGGACGATAACATGATACTAGCAAGAAGTAATAATATGCTTCAAAATATCTGGAATTTGAAAAAGCTGATTCCCCTTTATGGATAACATCATCGACATCAAGAA containing:
- a CDS encoding phage minor head protein, which gives rise to GSHQAEWVAQLLRNIHMPRTEKINKDSIDKLMGIINTQLGDDFAALVNEPTKAIIDRCVRLGLKDTQVQAPTKTSIGLWSIEDQHLSSTIQKQQLFWIGNHFEADIRQNFADTLTNAIEQGYTKEMLADTLKQQFGDIADKSSHYWQGLAEHTALRIREFGRLQGYKKAKARYYKLVVILDDRTSDICRALAAQDRVYPLNDALEVMDNLMALDIKSNSLDDAREYIKALAPWIKDDQIEYDSQMNPVGVTGAHTPFPPFHWKCRTGTVMT
- a CDS encoding phosphopantetheine-binding protein, giving the protein MSDNNTTYQQEPTEQLEVLEQQREYSTLDRVKYVLSMVTERPVDKISNGHVVASLIEDSLQHVLLVIALEEQFNIELTIADTVKIRTVSNLSDHISRMMNAS
- a CDS encoding Hsp70 family protein, whose product is MAFIDSNGKSELFRIGEDDRPYLPSIFYLAEDGGRYFGDDARFLANESSLGLLDCPLKRSLRSGVLITGNGQKTSPIDLLTLMFMSLKALIKQNQSFSNESTYQLFLTIPVQYGPADEDLLKTAVVAAGFQSDTLSFVREPIAAAEAWFYEQKVSDEYIVVLDCGGGTLDWACLRQISPGRFELFSDIPPDGDNRIGGYDLDQELFNHILTAADNSEQLYCRQNRNLLLEKLRNLKEKACRFQSDSAVKLQEQTISIPMDVMADIVNKRYIRQTILSISPFIGKLKERTQISRPKVLLVGGSAKVVGLVDAIQKECDCEVVIWERSEFATVLGALPIRKETPQVSEAITEIVVGSHSMSHNTNNNQDQKISVNQNNREVKMDDFKAHAQACYAIIEGKASSNQWVQGISGIFGFPFTLAADVGVVPGIYAPLWTEIRSIYGHVPVSMDSAGPVIKNIIPEVLSDLLLDKALGQIPLIGIYFNIICAKHMTWRLGTLFSMMSARGDDIVSDNITNCMKLIRMLFPQQGQFSFTTPDKNAFIRLVTSVSDISPVDYKTKINKGLLAME